One genomic region from Flagellimonas oceani encodes:
- a CDS encoding anti-sigma factor, whose amino-acid sequence MSMDVKEYIASGKLELYVAGALPAEENLEVQQYAEQYPEIRIEIEAIEKAILAITEATSPRMPLDGFAKIKARIGDVIPFTPERSTSKGTPWGSYLGWAASVLLAIGLFWMYTENSKLKSEIELTNQEKQSLEDILSDTQEEITFKESLLEDIRDQNVTVIALGGQTVSPSSYAKAYWNKEESKVIIDAKGLPEPPEGFTYQVWSLKLDPLTPTSIGLLDDFASVDTKLFTLENANESEAFGITLEPEGGSETPTLEQLYTLGAVGS is encoded by the coding sequence ATGAGCATGGATGTGAAAGAATACATAGCGTCTGGGAAATTGGAACTATATGTTGCCGGGGCATTGCCCGCCGAAGAAAATTTGGAGGTGCAACAGTATGCCGAACAATATCCTGAAATAAGGATAGAGATAGAGGCCATAGAAAAAGCCATTCTTGCGATTACCGAAGCAACATCACCAAGAATGCCATTGGATGGGTTTGCCAAGATCAAAGCGAGAATAGGCGACGTTATTCCATTTACGCCAGAAAGGTCCACAAGCAAAGGAACCCCGTGGGGCAGTTATCTGGGATGGGCCGCATCCGTATTGTTGGCAATAGGACTCTTCTGGATGTACACGGAAAATTCCAAGTTGAAATCCGAAATTGAACTGACCAACCAAGAGAAACAAAGTTTGGAGGACATATTATCCGATACCCAAGAGGAAATCACCTTCAAAGAATCGCTACTAGAGGATATCAGAGATCAAAACGTTACCGTTATTGCACTTGGTGGACAAACCGTATCCCCTTCTTCCTATGCGAAAGCCTATTGGAACAAGGAAGAAAGCAAGGTAATCATCGATGCCAAAGGACTTCCGGAGCCGCCCGAAGGCTTCACCTATCAGGTCTGGTCCCTAAAGTTGGATCCGTTGACCCCTACCAGTATTGGATTATTGGATGATTTTGCTTCGGTTGACACCAAATTGTTCACTTTAGAAAACGCTAACGAATCGGAAGCTTTTGGTATTACGCTAGAGCCCGAAGGAGGTAGTGAAACACCAACATTGGAGCAATTGTACACACTTGGTGCCGTAGGTTCCTAA
- a CDS encoding VPS10 domain-containing protein, with protein MKKSIFFLLSLIVASTTAQDFSMDLVQDMKPRNIGPAGMSGRVTSIDVVHSNPDVMFVGTASGGLWKSTSGGIKWNPVFDNEITASIGAVAIQQSNPSVIWVGTGEGNPRNSLNGGYGIYKSLDGGKSWKSMGLEKTRHIHRVIIDPTDPDVVYVGAIGSPWGEHPERGVFKTTDGGETWEKVLFVNNKTGVADLVMDPKNPNKLIAAMWEHKREPWFFNSGGEGSGLHITHDGGKTWREVTADDGLPKGDLGRIGVAIARNKPNIVYALVEAKKNALYKSTDGGFKWEKINDKSDIGNRPFYYSEIYVDPQNENRVYSVFTYINVSEDGGKNFTQLMPAYGVDNGIHPDHHAWWIHPENGQFMLDGNDGGLNITKNGGQTWRFIGNLPVAQFYHISTDNEYPYNVYGGMQDNGSWRGPAYVWKSQGIRNSYWQEIAFGDGFDVVPDRDDSQFGYAMSQQGYVSRYDWKTGDGYIVRPTPPDADTQLRFNWNAAIGQDPFDNSTVYFGSQFVHKSTDKGLTWEVISPDLTTNDKEKQKQSESGGLTMDATGAENHCTIIVIEPSPVEKDMLWIGTDDGRVHYTLNGGDTWVEVTKNIKGLPAGSWIPQIKASHNNKGEALLIANDYRRFNYAPYAYRTTDYGKTWTRIVDEDDVESYTLSIIEDPENPDLMFLGTDDGLYISLDAGSSWQKWNKGFPTVSTKDLAIHPREQDLVIGTFGRAAWVLDDIRPLRKLAGNTATLQKEISLFDSPDAYLAAYQQPTGGRFGGDAIYSGENRESGAMITYYLKEGSKKTQEEKKDENEEEKEAEDEADEKKSNEKTKDSIFFEFYDGDRLIRTLKYKTPEKAGFHRIYWNLDEKGPDRPSRTISKNKRERGGVDVKPGTYKVKVIYGEASDSTSITVKTDPRLDVDMASINEVYESSKKLEGYTQTAADAVKQLVESKDLADKFKKELKELNKEKYKEQIKASEEIVKQIDSVIALYLGKEDKRQGITDDPEPNVMSRLGNASYYVGSRKSGITATEKRMIRFAEEELRTALDKTNAFFNDQWKYYRTSIESLDLSPFKETERFNLN; from the coding sequence ATGAAAAAATCAATTTTCTTCCTTCTGTCACTTATTGTAGCAAGCACTACGGCCCAAGACTTCAGCATGGATTTGGTCCAGGACATGAAACCAAGAAACATCGGCCCTGCTGGAATGAGCGGCCGTGTCACTTCCATTGATGTTGTACACTCCAACCCAGATGTAATGTTTGTGGGCACCGCTTCGGGCGGTTTGTGGAAATCCACTTCTGGAGGTATTAAATGGAATCCCGTGTTCGATAACGAAATAACTGCATCAATCGGTGCAGTGGCCATTCAACAATCCAATCCATCCGTAATTTGGGTTGGTACCGGCGAAGGCAACCCAAGAAACAGCTTAAACGGCGGATATGGCATCTACAAATCACTGGACGGAGGCAAATCCTGGAAATCCATGGGATTGGAAAAAACAAGGCACATCCACAGGGTGATCATAGACCCTACCGACCCAGATGTGGTATATGTCGGAGCCATTGGCTCTCCTTGGGGCGAGCATCCGGAACGTGGGGTTTTTAAAACCACCGATGGCGGGGAAACCTGGGAGAAAGTTTTGTTCGTCAACAACAAAACAGGTGTTGCGGATTTGGTGATGGACCCCAAAAACCCAAACAAACTGATCGCTGCCATGTGGGAACACAAAAGAGAACCTTGGTTCTTCAATTCTGGAGGCGAAGGCAGTGGACTGCACATTACACATGACGGCGGCAAAACTTGGAGAGAAGTCACTGCTGATGATGGTCTGCCCAAAGGAGATTTGGGTAGAATTGGCGTTGCGATTGCCAGGAACAAGCCCAATATTGTGTATGCCTTGGTAGAAGCCAAGAAAAATGCCTTGTACAAATCCACTGATGGCGGTTTCAAATGGGAGAAAATAAACGATAAGAGCGATATCGGAAACCGTCCGTTCTATTATTCGGAGATATACGTAGACCCTCAAAATGAAAATCGGGTCTACTCTGTATTCACTTACATCAATGTTTCCGAAGATGGCGGGAAAAATTTCACCCAACTGATGCCCGCCTATGGCGTGGACAATGGCATTCACCCTGATCACCATGCATGGTGGATTCACCCGGAAAACGGCCAGTTTATGCTGGATGGCAACGATGGAGGTCTCAACATCACCAAAAACGGGGGGCAAACTTGGCGTTTTATCGGCAATTTGCCAGTTGCCCAGTTCTATCACATCAGCACGGACAATGAATATCCCTATAATGTATATGGCGGTATGCAGGACAACGGTTCGTGGAGAGGTCCCGCCTACGTTTGGAAAAGCCAAGGTATCAGAAACAGTTATTGGCAGGAAATTGCTTTTGGCGATGGATTCGACGTGGTTCCTGATAGAGACGATAGCCAGTTTGGTTATGCCATGAGCCAGCAAGGCTATGTGAGCCGTTACGATTGGAAAACTGGGGATGGCTACATTGTACGCCCCACTCCACCCGATGCGGACACCCAACTACGATTCAACTGGAACGCGGCCATTGGCCAAGACCCGTTCGATAACAGCACCGTATATTTTGGAAGTCAGTTTGTACACAAATCCACGGATAAGGGGTTGACCTGGGAAGTAATTTCTCCGGACCTGACCACCAATGACAAGGAGAAACAAAAGCAAAGCGAAAGCGGTGGTTTGACCATGGACGCCACAGGTGCCGAAAATCATTGCACCATAATTGTAATAGAACCCTCTCCTGTTGAAAAAGATATGCTTTGGATAGGGACCGATGATGGTCGTGTGCACTACACCCTGAACGGTGGTGATACTTGGGTAGAGGTCACAAAAAATATCAAAGGTCTTCCCGCCGGAAGCTGGATTCCACAGATAAAAGCATCCCATAACAATAAAGGAGAGGCACTTCTGATCGCCAACGATTACAGAAGGTTCAACTACGCCCCTTACGCATACCGGACCACGGATTATGGTAAAACCTGGACCCGAATCGTAGATGAAGATGATGTGGAAAGCTATACGTTGTCCATAATTGAAGACCCAGAAAACCCTGACCTTATGTTCTTGGGCACCGACGATGGTCTTTATATTTCTTTGGATGCAGGAAGCAGCTGGCAGAAATGGAACAAGGGTTTTCCAACGGTTTCCACAAAAGATTTGGCGATTCACCCCAGAGAGCAGGATTTGGTAATAGGCACCTTTGGAAGGGCCGCTTGGGTTTTGGACGATATCCGACCATTGAGAAAGTTGGCAGGCAATACAGCTACTTTACAAAAAGAAATCAGTTTGTTCGATAGCCCAGATGCCTATTTAGCAGCCTATCAACAGCCAACTGGTGGCAGATTTGGGGGAGATGCCATTTACAGTGGAGAAAACAGGGAATCCGGTGCCATGATCACCTATTACCTGAAAGAGGGTAGCAAAAAGACCCAAGAAGAGAAAAAAGACGAAAATGAAGAGGAAAAAGAAGCTGAGGATGAAGCTGACGAAAAAAAGTCCAATGAAAAAACCAAGGACTCCATCTTCTTCGAGTTTTATGATGGTGATAGGCTCATCAGAACTTTGAAATACAAAACCCCGGAAAAGGCAGGTTTCCACAGAATTTATTGGAACTTGGACGAAAAGGGACCGGACAGGCCATCAAGGACCATCAGTAAAAACAAAAGAGAAAGAGGCGGGGTCGATGTGAAACCAGGCACTTACAAAGTAAAAGTTATTTATGGCGAAGCTTCTGATTCAACCTCCATCACCGTCAAGACCGACCCAAGGTTGGATGTTGATATGGCCTCCATCAACGAAGTCTACGAGAGCAGCAAAAAACTTGAGGGGTACACACAAACAGCTGCCGATGCCGTAAAACAGTTGGTAGAGAGCAAGGATTTGGCAGATAAATTCAAAAAAGAGCTCAAAGAGCTGAACAAGGAAAAATACAAAGAGCAAATCAAGGCCTCGGAGGAAATCGTAAAACAAATCGACTCCGTGATTGCCTTGTATTTGGGCAAGGAAGACAAACGCCAAGGCATAACGGACGACCCCGAACCCAATGTTATGTCCCGATTGGGCAATGCCTCCTATTATGTAGGGTCAAGGAAGTCGGGGATTACCGCAACCGAAAAAAGAATGATTCGCTTTGCCGAGGAAGAACTAAGGACTGCGTTGGACAAGACCAATGCTTTCTTTAATGATCAATGGAAATATTACCGAACTTCCATTGAATCATTGGACCTATCTCCGTTTAAGGAGACAGAACGTTTTAACTTAAACTAA
- a CDS encoding GNAT family N-acetyltransferase, with amino-acid sequence MEKQYRLVDNESAKRFQFELDNGDIAKIEYIKAKEKIYLTHTEVPRGYEGRGIGSELIKQTLEHIKKEDWTLIPLCPFVAKYLKEHPEWKTLVLKGINIE; translated from the coding sequence GTGGAAAAACAATATCGACTTGTAGATAACGAATCTGCCAAAAGATTCCAGTTTGAACTGGATAACGGCGATATCGCAAAAATTGAATACATCAAGGCCAAGGAAAAAATATACCTCACCCATACCGAAGTCCCCCGAGGTTATGAAGGCCGAGGTATAGGCTCAGAGCTCATTAAACAGACACTGGAACACATTAAAAAAGAAGATTGGACACTTATACCTTTGTGCCCCTTCGTTGCAAAATACTTGAAAGAGCATCCCGAATGGAAAACACTGGTACTAAAGGGAATCAATATTGAATAG
- a CDS encoding DUF2490 domain-containing protein codes for MIKRLTGLLVLIGIFNATAQQPGEDEMGAWYMYFGTNKVSERFSVHSEAQFRFYETTSNFNQMLLRTGLNYHIDPNAIATAGYAYIDTDNNFYEFEGEINSKEHRIFEQFILKNKVWEFLFEHRYRLEQRFLDFGETTDTQHRARYRIQMTLPLTNTFFLNFYDELFINLQDDLFGQNRLYTAVGVNITENSSVQVGYLRNQFANAVYDRLQLAVFYNPDLSGWFKGKKTDQ; via the coding sequence ATGATCAAAAGATTAACAGGTCTATTGGTATTGATTGGAATATTCAACGCTACCGCGCAACAACCCGGCGAGGACGAAATGGGTGCCTGGTACATGTACTTTGGCACCAATAAGGTTTCGGAACGCTTTAGCGTACATTCGGAGGCACAGTTCCGATTTTATGAAACCACGAGCAACTTTAACCAAATGTTGTTGCGTACGGGGCTCAACTACCATATAGACCCAAATGCCATTGCTACCGCTGGTTACGCATATATTGATACGGACAACAATTTTTATGAATTCGAGGGCGAGATCAACTCCAAGGAGCACCGGATTTTTGAGCAGTTCATTCTTAAAAACAAGGTTTGGGAGTTCCTGTTTGAGCATCGCTACCGTTTGGAACAGCGGTTTTTGGATTTTGGCGAAACTACCGATACGCAACATCGGGCCCGTTATCGTATTCAAATGACATTACCGCTCACCAATACATTCTTTCTCAATTTTTATGATGAATTGTTCATAAACCTACAGGATGATCTGTTCGGACAGAACAGGTTATATACAGCTGTTGGTGTTAACATTACCGAAAACAGCAGTGTACAGGTAGGGTACTTGAGAAACCAATTTGCCAATGCCGTCTATGATCGCCTACAACTTGCGGTTTTCTATAATCCGGATCTAAGTGGATGGTTTAAAGGCAAAAAAACTGATCAATAG
- a CDS encoding S9 family peptidase — MKKILAIALITSIWACKEEKKEPSIADTMKTYTISQMMDNESVAGGSFSPDKSKLLVSSNRSGIYNMYTIPTSGGEMQPITQSDSSSVFAISYFPKDERMLFRMDNNGDEIYHIFVRDTDGSHKDLTPEEGARSLFYQWSEDKTAFFYGSNKRDNRYVDLYKMDLESLTSELVYQNNDGYDVGVVSPDEKYLALSKSINTNDNDLFLHNLESGELMKINKNQSGNSSQDFSPDGSAFYYTTDDGSEFSYLMKYNIADASYEKAMERDWDISGSYFTDQGTYQVTYINEDAKNTIEVMEVATGENIDLPTIKNMEITSVSFSDDETMMRFYAGGSHTPSNLYVYNLETKEQKKLTDVLNPEVQAQDLVKAEVIRYKSFDGVEIPAIYYTPHQASAENPVPALVWVHGGPGGQSRQNFSSFIQYLVNHGYAILAVNNRGSSGYGKTFYQMDDLNHGDKDLKDCVEGKNWLAQQPEIDGEKIGIIGGSYGGYMTMAALTYTPEEFDVGVNLFGVTNWMRTLKSIPPWWESFKDALYKELGDPYSADSVRLKQISPLFHTDKVTKPLIVLQGSQDPRVLQAESDEIVAGVRKNGVPVEYVLFEDEGHGFVKKENQITAYSKILEFLDEYLKEETSTPIKEESK; from the coding sequence ATGAAAAAAATATTGGCCATTGCCCTGATCACAAGCATTTGGGCGTGCAAAGAAGAGAAAAAAGAGCCCTCCATCGCAGACACGATGAAGACGTACACCATTTCGCAAATGATGGACAACGAGTCCGTTGCGGGCGGGAGTTTTTCACCCGACAAATCCAAATTGCTAGTATCCAGTAACCGTTCGGGCATTTACAACATGTACACCATACCCACCTCTGGAGGTGAGATGCAACCCATTACACAATCGGACAGTTCCTCGGTTTTTGCCATCTCTTATTTTCCAAAAGATGAGCGAATGTTGTTCCGAATGGATAACAACGGGGACGAAATCTATCACATTTTTGTGCGCGATACCGATGGGAGCCACAAGGATTTGACACCCGAAGAAGGTGCTCGCTCGCTATTTTATCAATGGTCGGAGGACAAGACGGCATTTTTCTACGGTTCCAACAAAAGGGACAATAGGTATGTAGATCTCTATAAAATGGATTTGGAAAGTTTGACGTCCGAATTGGTCTATCAAAATAATGATGGATATGATGTCGGGGTGGTTTCCCCGGACGAAAAATATCTTGCGTTGAGCAAATCCATCAACACGAACGACAATGATTTGTTTTTGCACAATCTGGAGTCAGGTGAACTCATGAAAATCAATAAGAACCAAAGTGGAAATTCTTCTCAGGATTTCTCACCCGATGGCTCGGCATTTTATTACACTACAGATGATGGCAGCGAGTTTTCTTATTTGATGAAATACAACATTGCGGATGCCTCCTACGAGAAAGCCATGGAAAGGGATTGGGATATTTCCGGAAGTTACTTTACCGACCAAGGCACTTATCAAGTTACCTACATTAATGAGGATGCCAAAAACACCATCGAAGTTATGGAAGTAGCAACCGGTGAAAACATTGATTTGCCCACTATCAAAAACATGGAGATAACCAGTGTAAGTTTTTCCGATGACGAGACTATGATGCGCTTTTATGCGGGAGGTTCGCATACGCCATCAAACCTATATGTTTATAACCTAGAGACCAAAGAGCAGAAAAAGTTGACCGACGTCCTAAATCCAGAGGTTCAGGCTCAGGACTTGGTAAAGGCCGAGGTAATCCGGTACAAATCCTTTGACGGGGTGGAAATTCCGGCCATTTACTACACGCCCCACCAAGCAAGTGCAGAAAACCCTGTGCCCGCTTTGGTCTGGGTGCACGGAGGACCCGGTGGTCAATCACGCCAAAATTTCAGCTCGTTCATCCAATATTTGGTAAACCACGGCTATGCGATTTTGGCCGTGAACAACCGTGGCAGTAGCGGCTACGGAAAAACCTTTTACCAAATGGATGATCTGAACCATGGCGATAAAGACCTGAAAGATTGTGTGGAAGGCAAAAACTGGTTGGCCCAACAACCTGAGATCGACGGTGAAAAAATAGGAATCATCGGCGGGTCCTACGGTGGTTATATGACCATGGCCGCCCTCACCTACACTCCCGAAGAGTTTGATGTGGGTGTCAACCTGTTTGGGGTGACCAACTGGATGCGAACACTTAAGAGCATTCCGCCATGGTGGGAGTCCTTTAAAGATGCCCTTTACAAAGAGCTGGGGGACCCTTACAGTGCGGATTCGGTTCGTTTAAAGCAAATTTCACCGCTGTTCCATACCGATAAGGTCACCAAGCCGCTGATCGTGCTACAAGGTTCGCAGGACCCAAGAGTGCTTCAAGCGGAGTCGGATGAAATTGTGGCCGGAGTGCGTAAAAATGGCGTGCCCGTGGAGTATGTTCTGTTTGAGGATGAAGGTCACGGTTTTGTCAAAAAAGAAAATCAAATTACTGCATACAGTAAAATTTTGGAATTTTTGGATGAGTACCTGAAAGAAGAAACAAGTACTCCGATTAAAGAAGAGAGTAAATGA
- a CDS encoding superoxide dismutase family protein, translating to MKSIQAIALALLFIAAFSCKEAKKETEEATEEVEETVDQVVETLDPEVVTFTMEPKSDSNVNGEVVFTEENGEVIMRANFTGLDEGEHAIHLHEKADCSSADGKSTGGHWNPTKEPHGKWGSEEGYHKGDIGNFTADTDGNATVEFTTDEWCMGCGDDTKDILGKAVIVHQGTDDFTSQPSGAAGARIACTGIIQ from the coding sequence ATGAAAAGCATACAAGCAATAGCTTTAGCGCTACTATTTATAGCGGCGTTTAGCTGTAAAGAAGCAAAGAAAGAAACCGAAGAGGCTACTGAAGAAGTAGAGGAAACCGTGGATCAGGTAGTTGAAACGCTCGACCCGGAAGTGGTTACTTTTACCATGGAGCCCAAAAGTGACAGTAATGTGAATGGTGAGGTTGTATTTACCGAGGAAAATGGAGAGGTTATCATGAGGGCCAATTTTACAGGGCTTGATGAGGGCGAACATGCCATTCACCTGCACGAGAAAGCTGATTGCTCTTCCGCAGATGGAAAATCGACCGGAGGCCACTGGAACCCCACCAAAGAGCCACATGGAAAATGGGGCTCCGAAGAAGGTTATCACAAAGGTGACATAGGTAATTTCACGGCAGATACCGACGGTAATGCCACTGTTGAGTTTACCACGGACGAATGGTGCATGGGATGTGGTGACGACACCAAAGATATTTTAGGAAAAGCAGTGATAGTGCACCAAGGAACCGATGATTTTACTTCGCAACCTTCCGGTGCTGCCGGTGCAAGAATAGCGTGCACTGGTATCATTCAATAA
- a CDS encoding RNA polymerase sigma factor, whose protein sequence is MQLDNLIEKFQEKDSVAFETLYNMYADNICGVINVIVKDTERSQEICQDVFVKIWEKSDQYDTSKGRFFTWILNIARNAAIDEVRSKTHKNKKKNLPVDSLVGIYENGEDLNGKMDTIGLQSLLKGLKEKCILLIDMLYFKGFTQKEAAKELNTPVGTIKTRIRSCISKIRKNMA, encoded by the coding sequence ATGCAATTGGACAACCTCATAGAAAAATTTCAGGAAAAGGACAGTGTTGCCTTTGAAACGCTGTACAACATGTATGCTGACAATATATGTGGGGTAATCAATGTAATCGTGAAGGATACTGAGCGCTCCCAAGAGATTTGTCAGGATGTATTTGTAAAGATTTGGGAGAAGTCGGACCAATACGACACCTCCAAAGGTCGGTTTTTTACTTGGATTTTAAACATTGCCAGGAACGCGGCAATCGATGAAGTGCGCTCCAAAACCCATAAAAATAAAAAAAAGAACCTCCCCGTAGATTCTCTCGTAGGTATCTATGAAAACGGCGAAGATCTAAATGGTAAAATGGACACTATTGGGCTTCAGTCCCTGTTGAAAGGTTTAAAGGAGAAGTGCATTTTATTGATTGATATGCTTTATTTTAAAGGTTTCACACAAAAAGAAGCCGCAAAAGAACTCAATACGCCAGTCGGCACCATTAAAACGAGAATAAGAAGCTGTATTTCGAAAATTAGAAAAAATATGGCATGA
- a CDS encoding (4Fe-4S)-binding protein, translating to MKEYSNGDISVIWKPELCQHAGICVKMLPQVYNPKEKPWIKAENATTEQLKQQISKCPSGALSYR from the coding sequence ATGAAAGAATATTCAAATGGTGATATTTCCGTGATTTGGAAACCCGAACTTTGCCAACACGCCGGAATTTGCGTAAAAATGCTTCCGCAGGTGTACAATCCAAAAGAGAAACCGTGGATAAAGGCTGAAAACGCGACCACCGAGCAATTAAAACAACAAATCTCAAAATGCCCATCCGGCGCATTGAGCTATCGATAA
- a CDS encoding MFS transporter, whose translation MKETKPSWLYLLLLILSGEAIFILPFVLPRVFRPTVLDVLELDNVELGLCFSVYGLVAMVSYVLGGPLADKYQPRKLIAIALWMTALGGFLFAQYPDLWVLQILYGWWGFTTIFLFWAPMIKATRIWGGTDSQGKAFGFLDGGRGLTGALFSLLGVVVFSFFLSESVDVASLDNRKEAFTYVLYLTSIIIILVGVLVWFFMKTDKNEEKVTLERISWKDIKQVLKLPSVWLLMVIILCGYVGYKITDIISQYAEEVMLYNQVDSAKVGTLLQFLRPTTGILVGLIADRLKITWLLFMSFVLALIGGLLFASGAIAPTTTLLFFISVVVIAAGVYAIRALYFGVMQVGRIPMTLTGTAVGLISLIGYTPDVFAGPAYGMLLDAHPGEELGHQNVFWMLSAFAFVGGVAAWIYHRKYGR comes from the coding sequence TTGAAGGAAACCAAACCAAGCTGGCTCTATTTATTGTTATTGATTCTTTCGGGTGAGGCCATCTTTATCCTTCCTTTTGTACTGCCGCGTGTTTTCCGCCCCACGGTTTTGGATGTTTTGGAGCTGGACAACGTGGAATTGGGGCTTTGCTTTTCGGTTTATGGTCTGGTCGCCATGGTTTCTTATGTATTGGGAGGTCCCTTGGCCGATAAATACCAACCCCGAAAATTGATAGCCATTGCTTTATGGATGACTGCATTGGGCGGTTTTTTGTTTGCCCAATATCCCGATTTGTGGGTACTTCAGATATTGTACGGTTGGTGGGGCTTTACCACGATATTTCTGTTTTGGGCACCCATGATCAAGGCCACTAGAATTTGGGGCGGTACCGATTCCCAGGGAAAGGCCTTCGGTTTTCTTGATGGCGGACGTGGGCTTACGGGCGCTCTTTTCAGTTTGCTGGGGGTTGTAGTGTTTTCGTTCTTTTTGTCCGAGTCTGTGGATGTTGCCAGTTTGGATAACCGTAAAGAAGCGTTTACCTATGTCCTCTACTTAACGTCCATAATCATCATTTTGGTGGGTGTTTTGGTCTGGTTTTTCATGAAAACCGACAAGAATGAAGAAAAGGTGACCTTAGAACGTATTTCTTGGAAAGACATCAAGCAGGTCCTAAAATTGCCATCGGTCTGGCTGTTGATGGTCATCATACTTTGTGGATATGTCGGGTACAAGATCACGGACATCATTTCCCAATATGCCGAAGAGGTGATGCTGTACAACCAAGTGGATTCGGCCAAGGTGGGAACCTTGTTGCAGTTCCTTCGCCCTACCACTGGTATTCTGGTAGGTTTGATAGCGGACAGGTTAAAAATTACATGGCTTTTGTTTATGAGCTTTGTTCTTGCATTGATTGGCGGGCTGTTGTTTGCCAGCGGAGCGATTGCACCTACCACTACGCTTTTGTTCTTTATATCGGTTGTGGTTATAGCAGCAGGGGTCTACGCCATCCGGGCATTGTACTTTGGCGTAATGCAGGTGGGACGTATTCCAATGACCTTAACGGGAACTGCCGTAGGTCTTATCTCATTGATTGGCTACACGCCCGATGTATTTGCCGGTCCTGCATACGGTATGCTGCTGGATGCGCACCCCGGCGAGGAGCTGGGTCACCAAAATGTGTTTTGGATGTTGAGTGCTTTTGCTTTTGTTGGGGGAGTGGCCGCTTGGATCTACCATAGAAAATACGGCAGATAA
- a CDS encoding CorA family divalent cation transporter, whose translation MKTDFEENSWVINYSPENYYNHKFSLEDDLSLSKGDKSITWVNTYGLDYMDEFRLMVNGNNLDDFLLRLLLNQKMGNKVIVLEDQLFIAARILKTEHDSMESEQMYFVVSKDFNWCIQEKWGDHFDWIRQRIFENKGIIRKKRADYLLFFILETLITNYKDKYEETVIMENALEAIVKREPTPEFMFEVEQKKAVIQDFKKASHGLRDIIIKLERVEVKGFQTKYFSELREQINGLIADVDSDIMELESQINLFFSVQGHRLNEVMKTLTIFSVVFIPLTFLAGIYGMNFENMPELRSPYGYFILLGVMLVVTIITIIIFKRKKWF comes from the coding sequence ATGAAAACAGATTTTGAAGAAAATTCGTGGGTGATAAATTACTCTCCCGAAAATTACTATAACCACAAATTCTCTTTGGAGGATGATTTGTCGCTTTCAAAAGGAGATAAATCCATTACTTGGGTGAACACATATGGTTTGGATTATATGGATGAGTTTAGGCTAATGGTGAACGGTAATAACCTTGATGACTTTTTGCTGCGTCTGCTCTTGAACCAAAAAATGGGAAACAAGGTCATAGTTTTGGAGGACCAATTGTTTATAGCGGCGCGGATTCTTAAAACGGAACACGATAGCATGGAATCCGAACAAATGTATTTTGTGGTGTCCAAGGATTTTAATTGGTGCATTCAAGAAAAGTGGGGAGATCACTTTGATTGGATCCGTCAACGTATATTCGAGAACAAGGGCATCATCAGGAAAAAACGTGCCGATTACCTGCTCTTTTTTATTCTCGAGACCTTGATTACCAACTATAAAGATAAATACGAAGAGACCGTGATAATGGAAAATGCCTTGGAAGCCATTGTAAAGCGGGAGCCAACACCGGAATTTATGTTCGAGGTGGAACAGAAAAAAGCGGTTATACAAGATTTTAAAAAGGCTTCCCATGGACTTAGGGATATCATTATAAAATTGGAACGGGTAGAGGTAAAGGGCTTTCAGACCAAATACTTTAGCGAACTTCGGGAGCAGATAAATGGTTTGATAGCGGATGTCGACTCAGATATTATGGAACTCGAAAGCCAAATAAACCTGTTTTTCAGTGTCCAGGGCCACCGTTTGAACGAGGTAATGAAGACCTTGACCATCTTCTCAGTGGTTTTTATTCCCCTAACATTTCTGGCCGGCATTTACGGGATGAACTTCGAAAACATGCCCGAGCTAAGGTCTCCCTACGGATATTTTATCCTTTTGGGCGTAATGTTGGTGGTTACCATAATCACCATCATAATTTTTAAACGGAAAAAATGGTTCTAG